The Helicobacter fennelliae nucleotide sequence TGTATTTTGATTTTAGTGGATATTGCGATATGGCTATTGGTTTGGGATTATTCTTTGGGATTGTGCTACCGATAAATTTCAATTCACCTTATAAAGCGAGCAATATTGCTGATTTTTGGAGAAGATGGCATATCACTTTAGGGAGATTCTTAAAAGACTATGTCTATATTCCACTTGGAGGCAATAGATATAGCAAATTTATCACTTTACGCAATCTTTTTATCGTGGCGTTTATAAGTGGGATCTGGCATGGAGCTGGTTGGGGCTTTGTGATTTGGGGGATTTTGCATGGGCTTGCGATGTGTACTCATAGAGCTTATAGATTCTTACTTGAAGCATTTAACCTTACAAATACAAGATTTCTACAAAGCAAAATTTACAAACTCCTTGCGTGGATTCTGACATTTAATTTTATCAATCTCACTTGGATTTTCTTTAGAAGCGAGAATCTAAGTGGTGCATTAAATCTAATAAAAGGAATGTGCGGAGGTGAGATTGTATTGCCAAGATTTATAGAATCTAAAATAGCAAAGCTTGATGTATTACTGCATACTCATTTTGCAAATTATATACACTATTGATCGATGGGCGAGTACAATTCAGACAAGTTCATATATTGTTATTCCTGCGATTATTGGAGGATTTGTGGTGGTGTGGGTGAGAAATAGTTGTGAGCTCACACAAAGCCTAAAACCCAAAATCCATTGGCTGATTTTGAGTTTGGCTCTATTTTGTCTTGCTTTGGGCGTTTTATCTTATCACGATTCAAGCGAATTTTTGTATTTTAATTTTTAGGAAGTATGTATGAGACTTGATTACAAACGCTTTAGTATTGCCTTTATTGTGTTATTTGGGATTATGTCTGTTGGTGCTTTTTGTGTGAATTATTATGCAGATATGTATGGTTTGAGAGATTCTCACCATAAGCGTTTAGCTAATCTTGTAAGCACAAAAACACATCTCTACAAGCCAAGACTTGAAGCCAAAGCATCATATTATACGATTGGCTCTTCGCGTTTTTTGAGAATCAACATATCACGTCTTGCAGATGAGCTACATTCTCATACGATAAGTAGCGCAATATCAAGCATTACAAGCGCAGAGATATTATTTATCGCTAAGCAATTCAAGAAAAATAACGTTCATTTGATTGTGGGGCTTGACGCATTTTCACTCAATACTCAAAAAATGGTGCAAAACAATCGCTTTGAAGAGGCATTGCATACCAATACACTTCCTTATTGGACAAATCTTGGGGATTTTTTGATTTTAATTAAAGAAAAAATAACTGACTTTGTGTTTCAAAGAAATACAAATTATGCTTTTGAGCAAGAAAATAAACAAATAGCACCAGATTTTACTTTTGAAAAACTTGAGCAAACATACTTTGGCACGCCACCCCAAAAAAACTATCTGCATTACTTCAATTACACTATTGATTTAGATGAGATTACAGAGCTAGCAAAGATTGTAGATTCTAAGGATATATTTATCATTTTTCCAAAGCACGCAATGCATTACGAATTATTTGAAAAATATGGCATTAAAGAGCAGTATTTTAAGGCGATTGAGACATTAGTAAAAAACACAAAAGCACGCGTTATTAGCTTTTATGGAGTCAATGAAATCACAAGCCAAAAAGATAATTTTGATACATTAGGGTGGCATTTTAAGCCAAAAATAGGAGGGCTGATTCTTGATAGAATCTTTCAAAAAGGAGATTATCTCAATTTGCCAAATAATTTTGGCGTGGAACTCAATGCGAGCAATATAGATTCTTATTTACAAGCCTTATAAGCCTTCGTTAAAATAAGTTTGTATATAATTGCGCCTGAAAAAACAATCAAAAATGAATGAAATAAGGTTGCTTTGATGATACAAACCATAGTCGGAAAAATACTTGGCACACGAAATGACAAACTCATAAAAAAATACCAAAAGTGCGTCAATGCTATCAACACCCTAGAATCTAGCTACAAAAACCTCAGCGATGATGAGCTCAAAAGCGCGTTTGAAGCACTCAAGCAAAAAGTAAAAGACGGCGCAAGTCTAGATTCTGTGCTAGAGGCAAGCTTTGCTATCACGCGAGAAGCGAGCGTGCGCACACTTGGTATGAGACATTTTGATGTGCAGCTCATCGGCGGAATGGTGCTTAATGATGGCAAAATAGCCGAGATGAAAACAGGCGAAGGAAAAACCCTTGTAGCAACCCTTGCTGTGAGCCTAAATGCGATGCGCGCTCAAAGCGTGCATGTCGTAACGGTTAACGACTACCTAGCCAATCGCGATGCAAACGAGATGATGCCTTTGTATAACTTTTTGGGATATAGCGTAGGTGTCATCACCTCAAACCTCAAAGATGACGCCACGCGCCTAGAAGTGTATGCAAATGATATTGTCTATGGGACAAATAACGAATTTGGCTTTGATTACTTGCGTGATAATATGAAATATGATTTAGAATCTAAAGTCCAAAAATGCCATTTTTATGCGATTATTGACGAGGTGGATTCTATACTTATCGATGAAGCAAGAACTCCGCTCATCATCTCTGGTCCTGTAAATAAAAAGCTAGAAAACTACCAAGCCGCCGATCTTATCGCCAAAAAAATGGAAACGTCAAAAGACTTCAGTATCGATGAAAAAAACCGCGTGATTTTAATCACAGAAGAAGGTATCAAAAAAGCTGAAAATCTCTTCAAAATCGAGAATCTATACAGCATAGAAAACGCCGCCCTCTCTCATCATCTCGATCAAGCCCTGAAGGCAAATTATCTTTTTTCAAAAGACAAAGATTATGTCGTGCAAAATGGTGAAGTGATTATCGTTGATGAATTTACAGGGCGTCTAAGTGAGGGACGACGATTTAGCGAGGGCTTGCACCAAGCACTTGAAGCCAAAGAAAAAGTCAATATCAAAGAAGAGAGCCAAACATTAGCAGATATTACATTTCAAAACTACTTCAGACTTTATGAAAAGCTTGCTGGAATGACTGGGACAGCGCAGACTGAAGCGACTGAATTTTTGCAAATCTATAACCTTGAAGTCGTCTCCATACCCACAAATGTGCCAATAAAAAGGCAAGATCTCAATGACTTAATTTACAAAAGTGAGCGCGAAAAATTTAATGCCGTTATCGCCAAAATCAAAGAGCTTCACGCAAAAGGACAGCCTGTTTTGGTCGGGACAGCAAGCATTGAAAAAAGTGAGATTCTGCATAATCTCCTCAAAAAAGAAAAAATCGCCCATACCGTGCTAAACGCCAAACAGCACACAAAAGAAGCTGAAATCATCAAAGACGCTGGGCTCAAAGGCTCTGTAACAATCGCTACAAATATGGCAGGAAGGGGCGTTGATATAAAGATTGATGATGAGATAAAAGAGCTTGGTGGGCTTTATATCATCGGCACAGAGCGACATGAGAGTCGCAGGATTGACAATCAGCTTCGAGGACGCGCGGGCAGACAAGGCGATCCGGGTGTGAGTCAGTTTTACCTTAGCCTTGAGGACGCGCTTTTGAGGATTTTTGGAAGTGATAAACTTAAGGGCATTATGGAAAAATTAGGACTCAAAGAGGGCGAACATATAGAATCTAGCCTTGTTACGCGCTCTGTGCAAAATGCGCAAAAAAAAGTCGAGAATCTACACTTTGAGTCAAGAAAACATTTGCTTGAATACGATGATGTCGCAAACGAGCAACGCAAAAGCGTGTATAAATTCCGCAATGAGCTTTTAGATCCAGATTATGATATGATTCAGCGCATTCAAGATAATCGATCTCTTGCCCTCGCGCAAACAATCAATAAAATCAGATTCCAAGATGAGCACTCATTAGAGCTTGATACAAATGCGCTTATTGCGATTATCAAAGAAGAATTTGGCTTAGAGCTTGAAAGCGAGGCTTTAAGCAAGATAAATCCTGCTGAAATCGAAGAATACATAAACCACCAGCTCACCAACAGCTACGAAGAAAAAATGTCGCACCTTCCGCCACAGCAACGCAATGAGATTGAACGCATT carries:
- the secA gene encoding preprotein translocase subunit SecA; the encoded protein is MIQTIVGKILGTRNDKLIKKYQKCVNAINTLESSYKNLSDDELKSAFEALKQKVKDGASLDSVLEASFAITREASVRTLGMRHFDVQLIGGMVLNDGKIAEMKTGEGKTLVATLAVSLNAMRAQSVHVVTVNDYLANRDANEMMPLYNFLGYSVGVITSNLKDDATRLEVYANDIVYGTNNEFGFDYLRDNMKYDLESKVQKCHFYAIIDEVDSILIDEARTPLIISGPVNKKLENYQAADLIAKKMETSKDFSIDEKNRVILITEEGIKKAENLFKIENLYSIENAALSHHLDQALKANYLFSKDKDYVVQNGEVIIVDEFTGRLSEGRRFSEGLHQALEAKEKVNIKEESQTLADITFQNYFRLYEKLAGMTGTAQTEATEFLQIYNLEVVSIPTNVPIKRQDLNDLIYKSEREKFNAVIAKIKELHAKGQPVLVGTASIEKSEILHNLLKKEKIAHTVLNAKQHTKEAEIIKDAGLKGSVTIATNMAGRGVDIKIDDEIKELGGLYIIGTERHESRRIDNQLRGRAGRQGDPGVSQFYLSLEDALLRIFGSDKLKGIMEKLGLKEGEHIESSLVTRSVQNAQKKVENLHFESRKHLLEYDDVANEQRKSVYKFRNELLDPDYDMIQRIQDNRSLALAQTINKIRFQDEHSLELDTNALIAIIKEEFGLELESEALSKINPAEIEEYINHQLTNSYEEKMSHLPPQQRNEIERIIYLQILDNLWREHLYAMDTLKTGIGLRGYNQKDPLVEYKKESYNLFMELVEQIKIQAVKTLHIIRLQAEENPQNQTQEIIHDLKAQDKNLSFNKDEIQQNLDFEAKKISRNDPCPCGSGKKYKLCHGRSGPKKGMLAQ